TCACAACTTTCTCGCCATATGGTCAATTAGCAATCACAAGAATCTCACAACAATCTTCAACTCATGCAATTgctttttgtttttgtaaaaaattattattatataaGTTTAATGTTTATGTATTGGAAGAAAAAGTTTATACAAtcaaataattacaaataaatTTTTTGATAAAATGTTAATTGATAATATGATAAAAAATTTAATTAACTTGCTAGTATTAAATACGGTGATAGTAGTAACAAATGGTTTTATGTAACTCAAATAATATTAAATCTTTCAAATGGCAAGTACCCTGTAATAGCACCTTTTTCATGGAAAAGGAAATAGTAATAGCAATTTCGAAAAAAACAAAGCTCATGAACAAGCCATCAACCACGTCGTCACTCTCATCAttctttttccaaatataaatacAAGTCCATACTTTTACAACTTCCCAGGAAGCAACAAGGAGAAGAAGAGAGGAAACATAGGTGTTGGTTTCCAAATATGAAGTCAAGGCAACAAGAAATGGAGCAGAAAAAGGGAAACAACAAGAAAGAAGATGGGGTTTTAGTCCATAGCCAAGTAAGAAAGATAAAGCAAGAAACGGAGAAAATGAAGGATCACCCATCTCTGCAACTGCAACAGGCGGAGAAGAAGACGGCACTTGGCGAGATCACTGGAAAACAACAGCACCATAGATCACCTTTAGGCTTAGCTCTTAGAAACTGATAACTTCTAGAGCTTCATGTTTTTGggatttttttcttcttgttcttctttagTAGAATAAATCTATAGTAGCATCGCTAGTCTTTCTAGGTTCAATCACACTCTACTGCCCCCCAGATCCCCTGTATAATTGCAAAAACAAAATCCTACTTCTTTCCTTTAGTTTtacttttattttcttgtaagaaaattgttatgcatattttctttttacttttttcaATATTTTTCGTCACCATATTGTTTCAGTTTGAATTAAGCACTACAAAAAGCAAACGTATAAACCTGAGAATATGCTTAAGCTATGATTTCAAATTTAAGGAATATCATGAATATGAAGTTGTTTAACAAGAAAACGAAACGCCTTTCGAATTTCATTGGCTAACTTCGCTTTTCATGTTCAACTCTCCAAATTCTAGAAATCAGGGGTACGTAATTCCAAATTTGGAGGGGGAGTTGTTCATTTCTGCTGAATGGGGTTTTCTTTTTCCACTGGTATTTTCCaacttttcattttttattttcggGTTGTGGGGGGATAAGGAGCAGGTTTAGAGCAGCAGCTTGTGCATACACAACAGAGAATGCTTAGCTGCAACTATGTTCATGGGAAACCAAGCAGTTTATCTTTAGCAAAGTGATACTACATATCACTTCAAAATGCACAAGTTATGAAGGAAAAATAGCTAAATCGAAGATCTTATTCATGATCTAATTCTAATCTCTGCCTggtcattaaaagaaaagaaaaaaaagagagataccATAATTAATCACTCCAATTTCCAAAATTTGTGAAGGTAAAACTGAATATGGCCTCCCCAAAATGCCAGAAGAAGCAGGCAAAAGAGGTTTAAATCTATCTGAGATGTTATCGACAAGTAACTGAACTCCTCCGCAAGTTGTTGCCCTTAGCTCCTTCATGGGGCAGATTCCTTGGCAAGGAGTAACTTTACCCTCTTGCTAAGATCTCTCATAACATCCACAATGAAGGACTTCTTTTGTATTCTGAACTGGAGAGCCAACTCAGTAGTAGGAGAAACATTTTGCTTCAGCAATGACTCATCCTCCATGATTTTGGTTGGGAAGTGTCCAAGTGCAATTACACACAACGCGACAATGGTGCGAAGAGCAGCTACTTCAGTTGATGTTCCCAGAGGGACTTCGACTGTCAATGATTTGAGCGCCTCCAAGTCGTGCTGCTGCACTGTCTCCTCATCATTTGATAGGACAACTCTCAAGGCTGCTAATAATCGCCCCTCTACTAGCTCCCGGCCTCCTAATGTCACCTTTAAGATAATGCAGCCAAGAAAATCAGTTAACTGCAGAAAGTCTGCATAGACCGAGCTCATCGCTATAGTTCAGTAGaaagatttttcttttcataGCAAGTACATTTGTGTAGTTCACCATAGGCATAACATTGTTCAAAAACAATAGTACAACTTCACGGAGCAGAATGAAAACAGATGAGAAGGAAAAGCATGAACCTTCAGATCAGAGTTTTGTCCGTCTAGATTTAAATGTGATAAAATCTGCTGCTGCCATGGAGACGGTGAAGAGAATTTTGGGGATGAAACCCCAGCAGCCATACTCGCAGCATCAAGAAGAGCAGCATCGTATTTAAGTTCAATGCAGTCGTAGGGGTTTGATGGAATGACAAATCCATAGTCTAGAAGAAAAAGATCATTACTTAAACAGCCATAGTTGAGTAGAAACGGATCATTTTGCTTTATCTGCCTTCCTGCAACCACCTGTTAAGCGGAAggggaaaaaaaaaagcaaaagaaaaggccaaGACAACATCAACCAAAATAGGAGATATACATGAACTTTACATGGAACAAATTGACACCTTCATCTATGACAAAAGAAGAACCAATCTATCAGTGCACATTTTCAAGTGAGATGCAGGCGGTTAAATACCTTTACAAGCATATTCCTATTGCGGTTCTCTTCTTCCTGTACAATCTCAGCATTTGGATCAAAGCTGTGGTTGCACATATCAATAAGTGGAAGCATCATAGGAACATTACTGCGGGTACCATCAGGACGTTTACTGCCATACAACCGGAATGCTCGAGATGAAACAGCTGACATAGCCCATCCTAGAGCAGATGAATCCACATGTTGGCCACCAAAAGGATGATCATCAGGTTTAAGATTTTCAAGTTCATGTTTcagaattttatcaaattccagTAAAAACCGGCATCTTTTGTTCACCTGCCAAATGAAAATGTTTACGATTTTCAACATCATGGCAACATATAGAGCTTACATGCAGAGTTAGCTTAAAGGTTGTCATGAACACTTGACTTTTTAATTCAAAACAATCTGGGAAGTCCCAATATAATTTGAGATTTCTAATTGCATTTTTATGCACTGATTTTCGGGAAAGAAATCTGGAAAGAAATTTTAGCTTCAACTGAAGTTACATGAAAGATAAGCCCAAACCAGGAGAAAATCAGCAGGACAAAAACAGCTAAAATTTCATTGTTTGGTGAAAAACTTCTAAAGTAATACTTCCATTGAGAAAAGGAATTCAGCATGTATTGACAAAAAAAAAAGGGCATTCAGCATATCCCTGCAATACCTGataaagaataagggaatacaaatccCAAAAGAAGTTTTGGCTAGTGTCAACTGAAATGCACGAAAGAGAAGCCCAAGCCCCGGAGAAAATCACCAGGAACAGAACTGCTAGAATTACTACTGTTGGTAAAATCCTTTTAAAGCATTATTATTTCCATTGGGAAAAACGTATTCAGCATATCCCTGCAATACCTGATAAAGAAGAGGGGCATACTGCAAGTTCTTTATATCTTCGCCAGGAAAGAAAATCGGCACTGTGTAAGTCTCTGGGAGATTGCTGATGTACGGCCACCAGAAGGAACCTTTTTTTGCTCTCTCTTGCAGAAGCTTCAAACCCAATTTCATAGCCCACAGCTCCTCTGCCAAATGCTCCAAGGTTCCAGTTTACTCCTTACATTAGATACTCAAAAGCCTAATTTTATAGAAATTTAGTTACCAACCTATACTGAGACAGAACCACTATTCCTAATAGAGATCTGAAGGGTTATCAACAGTATAGAATTTGGCCATCTAATCTGAGAAAAAGACCAATTTTATTGAAAAGTGACAGAACAGAACAGCGAGAGTAAATGACAATGAATGATTTGCAAAAACAGATAAGCAAGCAACAAGAGTACAAACCGCTGGAAACTAGTAAATAGAGCATAGagttttctctattttctttctattttgaCAAGGATACAAAAAATCTTACAACATTTAAGAAATGAActgtatgtgtgtatatatatatgccaacTGTATAAGGTATTATGGAAGTTAGCACAGAATCCACATCATACAATCATCAATTACGGCCATATCTATCTGAATTGTTAAGGACTCATGCATGGGACAGTAAGCATATTCATTTTGCTAACACTGACCTACACTACTCAAATTTCCTCTTTTCTGATCTGTCTCTTTTGTTAGAGTTCAACTGACCGTGTTCATCTAAGAATTGATCACCTGCAGATTGCTTATTTTATTGCTAAAAGTGGTCCACTCTTGTCAGCACTCATGGTACTATCTTAGACAGGCATTTGGGTGGAATAAGTGACTAAAATACTGGTTATGAGAGGTTAAGGCAAGGGGCAACATCCCCAGCGGACTTGGTACCTCATGTTAACATGCCAAAGAAAGACATTTTAACTCAAGAGCGTCGTCTAGGACTTGCAATGGCTTGTCAGAGATAAGATTTCTCATAGCTGGTGCCCAAGCCCAAAGAAGATAATTTCCTGAGCACCTAAAGATTGTGTGTAGCCAGCAGACATGGTGCCGCAATACTGGCATCATTTGTTTTCTCAACTACACCTTAGATTGTACTAACCTTCTCGATTATGTGGACTGCAGTGTCCTCCTTACTGGCACCTTCACATTCTCCATTTATCTGCCATCAATCCTTATTTCTGTAATTACACTCATGTAACATTTTATGGTTCACTTTTACTGAAATATCCCATGTTGGCACCTTGACCTTCACAATTCAACTAGGTTGTGCTGACAGCAGTCCTGCTAGCTTGTGGGAGCTTCAGCCCTAAACAAAAGGTGCAATTTGGTTTTTGGATTAGGAAAGGGATAAAGGGAAATAGGGTTAGGCAGAAGTCTTAGGCTGGCATATGGTTCTAAGTTTGAAGGTCGATACTAGAATCCAGACTGATTAGCTTGGCTTTTGTTACCGAAAGACGAAAGTTTTAAGTAATCCTATTCCCAAGAAAAATAATTCAGGGGACGGTGGTTGAATAGCTAATCCAGTTCCATCTGGATTACTTTCAATTACACCCCTAGCCTCACAACACtgtacaacaataacaataacaacaacaacaacaacaacaacaataacccagtgta
The Nicotiana sylvestris chromosome 11, ASM39365v2, whole genome shotgun sequence DNA segment above includes these coding regions:
- the LOC104219112 gene encoding uncharacterized protein, with the translated sequence MSTKMMLMANSLTHVRPLTCAAAAGSRLVPQPPDLIKWVKSEGGFVHKSVQIAQGDSFGLGLVASEDIPKGSDIIALPQHIPLKIGSLEAETSLDAGAHSALIKLAQHVPEELWAMKLGLKLLQERAKKGSFWWPYISNLPETYTVPIFFPGEDIKNLQYAPLLYQVNKRCRFLLEFDKILKHELENLKPDDHPFGGQHVDSSALGWAMSAVSSRAFRLYGSKRPDGTRSNVPMMLPLIDMCNHSFDPNAEIVQEEENRNRNMLVKVVAGRQIKQNDPFLLNYGCLSNDLFLLDYGFVIPSNPYDCIELKYDAALLDAASMAAGVSSPKFSSPSPWQQQILSHLNLDGQNSDLKVTLGGRELVEGRLLAALRVVLSNDEETVQQHDLEALKSLTVEVPLGTSTEVAALRTIVALCVIALGHFPTKIMEDESLLKQNVSPTTELALQFRIQKKSFIVDVMRDLSKRVKLLLAKESAP